The Thermodesulfobacteriota bacterium sequence AGGTCCGTCACCACCAGGTCGAAGGTCTCTCCCTTGAGCGTGTCCAGCGCCTCCTGGCCGTCCCGGGCCAGGGTACACGCGTAGCCCGCCTTGCGCAGGGTGAGCTCCAGCGCCAGGCGCATCTCGCCGTCGTCGTCTACCACGAGAATCTTGCGCTGCTCCAAGGAGGACTCCTGTTTGCGCGTTGTGTGTTGCCCGTTGCCCGTTGCGCGTTGGAGAGAAAGCGTTGTGGCCAGGGGCGTCCTCGGACCGCCGAGGCCTGCGCTCGCCCCCCCTCACAGCCTATCGGTATAGGGATCGGGATCGAAACCGACGTCGATACCGATACCGATACCGAGGGGCGGCGTGTCCGTCCACTGCGTCCACGATGTCCACTCCGTCCATGATGTCCACGCTCCCCCCTCCGCCTCCCTACCCTGCGGCGGGCAGGCCCACCGTGAACTCGGCGCCGCCCAGGGGGCCCCGCCCCACCGAGACCCATCCGCCGTGGGCGGAGACGATGCGCTGGACGATGGCGAGCCCCAGGCCCATGCCCCCGGCCCGGGTGGTGTAGAAGGGGTCGAAGATCCGCTCCCGCGCTTCCGCCGAGACCCCGGGTCCGTCGTCCAGCACCCGTGCCAGGGCCACGGGGGGCGTCTCGGCGGGGTCCAGGGCCGACTCTACCCGGATGACCCCCCCTTCGCCCACGGCCTGCACCGCGTTGAGGAGCAGGTTCAGGAAGGCCTGCCGGAGCAGATCCGGGTCGGCCGCCACCGCGGCCGGCCCGAGGGCCTCTTCCAGGCGCACCCCCTTGGCCGAGATCGCGGCGCGGGCGTACAGCGCGGCCTCCCGCAGCACCCCGGCCAGGTCCACGGGGGCGCGCTGGGGCTCCACCTTGCGGGCGAAGAGGAGCAGGTTCCCCGTGATCCGCGAGAGGTTCTGGATGCCCTTGAGCACATGGCCCGCCAGCTCCTCCCGAGGGGTCCCCCGGAGCTCGTCCAGGAGGTGGGACGCAAAGAGCTCCAGGCTCCCCAGGGGATTTCGGATCTCGTGGGCGATGCCCGCGGCCATCTCGCCCATGGCCACCAGGCGGCGGTTGCGGCTCTCCTGCTCCTCGAGACGCTTGAGGCGCGTCACGTCCTGGAAGACCACCACCCGGCCCAGGAGCTGCCCCCCCTCTCCCCGAAACGGAGAGACCCGAAGCCCCAGGAGCCGCCTCTCCCCGTCGGGCCGCAGGATGGCCACCTCGGGCCGGGGCTCGCCCTCCAGGTCCTCCAGGGTGGGAACCGGGGCCCCGCCGGTGCCCTCCAGGGGGAAGAGTTCCCGGAAGGTCGCCCCCAGGGTGCCCTCCGGGAGCCCGGTGATCTCCCGCGCGGCGGCGTTCAGGGTCGTGATGCGGCCCTCCGGGTCCACCGCCACGACCCCGCTGGGCACGCTCTGGAGCAGGTGCTCCAGGTACCCGGCAAGGCGGTTGCGCTCGGCCCGGGAGTCTCCGAGCTCCCGGTCCTTGGCCTCCAACTTGTGCCGGAGCTCCCGGACCTCTTCCTGGAGGGCTTCGTAGGAGCGCCGCAGCTTGTGGGTGGTCTCCTCGAAGAGCGCGATGGCGGCCTTGAGGTCGGCGGCGGGCACGCTCACGGGCGCCCCCCTGCTGCGGGGGGCCCAGGAAGCCCGGGGGGGAACCCGGCCAGGTCCAGGTGCACCCGCGCGAGCCCCGAGAAGAGCGGCGCCCCCTCTGCCGCCAGGGCCTCCCACAGGGCCCGGGCCTCGGCGGGCCGTCCTGCGGCTCGTTCCGCCAGGGCCAGGACGTAGCGGTCCTCGGGGCCGAGCTCGGACACGCCCCGCAGGAGGCTCGCGGCCGTCCGGGCCTCGCCCAGGGCATAGCGCAGCCGGCCCTCGGGGAGCCGCTCCCCGGCCTCCCACGCCTCCCGCTCCGGCCCCGGCGGCAGGGTCTCCCACGCGCGCCGGCGGCTCTGGAGGGCCTCGAGCAGGTCGGCAGCCGAGCGCTCCGGGGCCAGGAGCCCGTCGGCCTCGGCCAGGAGCTCGGCCTTCTCGGAGGGCCCGGGGGCCACCCCGATGGCCTCCAGGTACGTCCGCCGAGCCTGGTCCCGGTTACCGGAAGAGGGGGAGGAGGGGGAGGAGGCCTCTCGCCGGGCCAGGGCCCGGTAGGCGCGCCAGTCCCTTCGGGTCTGGGCCAGGCGCCGCAGGGCCTGGAGGTCTCCTTCGGCCGCCCGGGTCCGGAGGATTCGGGCTTCGAGCTCCGGGGGCGCGAGGGCCCGGGTGCCCCGGGCCTGGAGCTCTTCGTACAGGGTCCGGGCAAGGGATGGGGTTCCCAGCGCCTCGTAGGCCTCGGCGGCCGCCGAGGCGAGAGGGCCGGTCTCCCGGGTCGGGACCCAGGCGGCTGCCTCCCGGAAGGTCTCGTAGGTGAGGGCCACTTCCGCGAAGGCGCTCGCGGCCAGGCGGGCCGTCAAGTGTCCTTCGAGGGCGGTCACGAAGTCCTCGTAGGCCCGGCCCGATTCGGGGGTCTCGGGATAGGTGCGAAACACCCGCACCAGGAGGCTCAGGGCCTCCAGCTCTCGGCCCTCGCGGCGCGCCAGGCCGGCCAGGCCCCGCAGGGCGCGCTGCGCGGCCAGGGGGTCGCGCGCCGCGGCGATCTCTTCGAGGGAAGGCTGGGGGCGGTAGAAGACCCGGTACGCGGGAAAGGGCTCGGTCAGGTCCACCCGGTCGGCATGCTCTGCCCCCAGGAGCGCCAGGCGCAGCACCGCCTCCCGCGCCCCCTCCAGGGTGGTGCCCCCGGCCAGGAGCACGGCATAGGTGCGGGCGGCGCGCGCCACGTCGCCCCGCGCCTCCCAGATCTCGCCCACCCGAAGCTGCGCCCGGGCCCCTTCCCAGGTGCCGTGCCGGCTCTCGGCCAGGGTCTCGAGGACCTGCACGGCATCCCCCGCGTGGCCG is a genomic window containing:
- a CDS encoding ATP-binding protein produces the protein MSVPAADLKAAIALFEETTHKLRRSYEALQEEVRELRHKLEAKDRELGDSRAERNRLAGYLEHLLQSVPSGVVAVDPEGRITTLNAAAREITGLPEGTLGATFRELFPLEGTGGAPVPTLEDLEGEPRPEVAILRPDGERRLLGLRVSPFRGEGGQLLGRVVVFQDVTRLKRLEEQESRNRRLVAMGEMAAGIAHEIRNPLGSLELFASHLLDELRGTPREELAGHVLKGIQNLSRITGNLLLFARKVEPQRAPVDLAGVLREAALYARAAISAKGVRLEEALGPAAVAADPDLLRQAFLNLLLNAVQAVGEGGVIRVESALDPAETPPVALARVLDDGPGVSAEARERIFDPFYTTRAGGMGLGLAIVQRIVSAHGGWVSVGRGPLGGAEFTVGLPAAG